The Asterias rubens chromosome 14, eAstRub1.3, whole genome shotgun sequence DNA segment acgtaaaagaaaaccagtgcaatttcgagtgatacttgtgtggatcataatatatacttttaaaatacctttctaaccacatgcattgcatagcaaacggtttcaaacgcttttcaaagaccaagccGTCCGGttaaaggcaacgtgttcctttgaagaCTCAAACACGCACTTAGAACGATTGCACTTAGGCTAACCCGGGCCCCTTTAAAAGTAACCATCGAAAGTTCATCTCCTGCTTGGCGACCTTACATTCCCGTCTAAGTGGGGGTCATATATAGAGGGTCACATACTAGCAAAGAGGTATTAAAAACAAGTGGAAATTTAGTATTGTACCCTACGTCATCAAAGGTGACTGCTCAGGCTGtcgaaaattattattataacaacttTTAGATGCTCAACGACCGTAATGACGCTTATCTGATTTGTGAGATGTGTTTGCCACTACCAATTAATGCCTGGGGAAATGAAAAGTAACATCCAGGCAGAGATAAAATCAAATATACtgagtttcatttttttaaaaacccaaGTGAAGCCAGTATTCTaaaaataaacctgtaaaaaacGTGGCTCAgttttggtcatcgaagttgcaagagaataatgaaagaaacaaacttgttgcctaactttgtgtgttttcagatgaaTAATGAAAGGCTTTTGATCAGCTGATTTTATTTTGGtaagaaattaccactttctcaaaaactcagagggaaccgtttgtCACAAgtgttataaacagctctccattgtttgttaccaagtcacTGGCGATCAATGGTGACTGGTGGTGACTGGTGGTACCTCACACCGTTGTGGTACCAACGAGGCGAAAACCCAAGTTGTGTTGACGTTGAGAAtcctgaccccccccccacccccaccctaAGGGATATCGTGACCGTGACACAATCCCAGTTTGTCTTCAAAGTCTTGAGCGCGGCACGTGTGgtggccttaaaggcactggacgctattactaataataattagcatagaaacttaattatttggtaatgagcttttgaaaacattgtgagaaacagctccctttggtGTATAAAGTGTTTTTTGAAGCAGAAGTGTTTGAAACAAAGCAACGTGATATACTTTATCTCGCTTGATTTTAAGCTAGGAACCCATTGCTAATTAAATAGCTGTCGTGTAATTAAAGGGGATCTTAGGAAAGACACCAACATGGACGACAGGGCTTCTGTCCAAGTGTAATGGTGCAAACGATACTTTGGCAGGGCATGGGGATGGGTAAATGTCCggtaacaaaataaacttgACTTCCTCTCATGGATGCCAACGGACGTGCGTGGTGGTGCCTTCCTCTATAACATGATACCACCCGATTTCCTACTGATAACTGGTGGTGCTTTCCTGCTAAAGATGATACCACCCGATTTCCTTCTATAGGTAAAGAAACTTTCCATTTGACGTTGTCGCAATAGCTTCCCCAGATTGCAAAGCAATGACCTGAcctcattttcatagagctgcttaatcatcaaaagttgcttagcacaacCAAATTAAGCTAACAAGAGTtgaggttaccagctaaaataatACTGGTTATGTACAAAgtgtaagcagaaaattgttatgcAATTttgtctgctaaacagcttttgtgaaatttggccctgcatGAGGAGTATTAAGCATTCAAGAGTCTTAAAGACaaaggacacttttggtaattgctcaaaataattgctagcaagAACACTTGGTGCGGAGCTATAGAGAGCATTgttggtagtattaaacattgtgagaaacggctcccgaaGAAAaggtagtttttgggaaagtggtaatttctcgctcaaatacATATTTGAAGACTTCAGGCTTGGAGCCTGTTTAGGCATGCgtcaagggcgtttttctttcattctctagcaacttcgatgaccaattgattccGGGTCGTTCTTGTCAATTGCCAAATGTTTTTACAGTGAAAGGGAACGTTTGGCAATCAGTATTAAAATGAAcagcaatacaaacttacttgggtaAAAGCAAAGCAACTTTTgataaaagcattttgaaaatcatttcgAAGTTTTGTGGTTGTatgatatcagtttttattcattaaaataataataaaataataataataataattatgagaaacgttactgtcagaaatGTTTATAGGATTGTGTAATCCATTATGGAATATTCTTCCTTTGTGGATATACTCCAGACTTTCGAATATATCTAAGTAAAAACGCTACCGCCTTTTGGAAAGAAATGCTCATAGTTTAAATGAAATGGAAAAGTGACCTTTTCAttgttggtaattttcaaaaccaGTGtgctcacttgatgtatctgaacatatgcataaaataaaaaacctgaaaatttgagccaatttggtcctcgaagttgctacataataatgcaagaaaaaaaaacccttgtcacacgaaattgtgtgctttcagatggttgatttcgagacctaaaagtCTAATcattctaaggtctcgaaatccaatttgtggaaacctcaaaaactacgtcatttcagatggagccgttctcacaatgtgttatactatcaacagctctccattactcggtaccaagtaaggttttatgctaaaaattattttgagtaactaccaatagtgtccactataaATTACTAGTTTATTTATTCTTCTTTTGTTAGTTTGACACTACGAGCAGTTTGTTTTCCCTTGTAACGTCTTTGACTATTATGGCTAGTTGTGTCTGACGTCTTGTAGACATGATCAAGGTCACAGTCATATGACGTCTTGGAAAAACTATCATGACTACGTCAACAGTTTTGTATTTCACTTAATATTGGCTTATTAGGAAATCGGCTGGCACCACCAGTTACCTCCTACCATTCTGGTGACCTTCCTCGGTGGAAATCGGTTTGTTTTTATACCGGACATGCACCGGGTAGCGTTAAAGGGATGGCGTATGGACTCTCATATGCAACGACACACGGTTAAACACTTAGTGAATTCTAACGAAAGTATAAATGGCTGCAGAGTTGGCCTACAGATATACACTCCGGTTGGAAATACACTGAATCATTCTGTTGAGGTGTTTGGAGGGACAAGGAACCTATAAGTTTGTTCTGGTGGTCCACTAATTTCTTATAAACTGAAGAGATGTTCCCTAAAGGGACTGTGTCAGCGGCGGGTGCACCGACCGAGAAACCACCGGTTACCGCCCAGAAAGAATCCACTGTAGTCTACATGGTCGACAATACAGAGTCACAGGTACGTTCAATCATCCGGTGAttgttgaatcggttttaaaCTTCCATCAAGAGTTAATTTTTCACTGTTCCACTTGGTTATCCATTCCTTTTTGCCGATACTACTGCTaacagttgttgttgttgatgatgctGTTTTAGCCGTTGTCGGGTAATATTTTGATATAATCGTTGCATGTTTGAGTTGTTGTTGATGcttttaattattgttgttgctgctgctgctgtcaCTGTCGCTGTCGCTTTCGGTTTCGCTTTCACTGTCGATGTCGATGTCGTTGTCGATATTGGTTGCCAACTTTCGGAAAAAAAACAGGCCATTCAACCATGAACACAAACGCCATGAACAACATTCGCTAAAGTGCCTTTGTTTTTCGGAAACCCTTTTAGTTTTAAAGTTGTGTTGACCAGGTACTACAAATAGAGGATTTAGGGGAATACTAAGTCTAGTAAATattctaaaaacaaattagtgtCTAAGGTTTAAATGGGTTGTATCTTCAATGTCAAGGCGTGTGGCTGTACATGAACTCTCAAAgattaagtagctctatgataTTTGGCCTAGTAAGTAATAACCGAGTATCCGTAATTCATATAATTGTTATGGACCTTTTGTTTCAAGTGTTGTTTCTGTCATCATCTTTTGATAGGTTGATGCTGTGAACGAGTCCTATTGGCGTACCCAACGAGCAAGGATTTGCGCATGCGCTGTCGTTCTGACTACACTCATCCTGGTCGCTGGTACCCTGGGTGGGATCTTCATCATACTAACACATACGAAGGGAGTGGTAACCATTGACCCCACCCCGAGCGTCAACCAAGACCACGAACCTCTAATCAGTAATGAAGTGCCGTTGCCGAAGCTTCCCGAGTCAACAATCCGCATTAAGATCGACGATGGTGGACTTGTACCGCCAACGGAACCCACGACCCCAGACCTCATAGCTATCGATGACGTCACAGACTACGTCACAGATGAGGTCTTGCCATCAAGCAGTATTGATTACGATTCGTCTTCACAGCCACCTTCGGTCGCTTCTTACAACCGCCTAGGCAAGAATTACATCAGTTCATCCTACCCACACGACAGTTGGTACGCAAACGGACAAGAAAGTATCCCACCCTCGGATCGGAGCGATTGGATCGGTCCATCAGAGCGGGAAAGGGAGGAGGCCGAGGAAGAGGTTTCGGGAGATGATCAAGGGGAGACTGTCTATGGCTCCGGTGAGGAGCCGGACTCACCTAGCGCTGATACAAGCGTCAGGTTCCCAGACAGCAGTAGCGACGCGTACCATTGGCGCTCACGTGCCTCCGATGGCATCGTGGCCAGCAGCTGGTGGGACCGCAACGAATACGACAGTTCCGAGTATGAACTCTACTCTTTATAAACTGTGCTAGAGTTTAAAGCCACTTGACACCTTGGGTGATTGTCAaaagccagtcttctcacttggtttatctcaactcATGCTTAAAAATAACtacatttgaaaatttgaactcaattggtcgtcgatgttgcgagagagtggaaggaaaaacaccattgtcgcacaaattgtgcgctttcagatgcttgaattcgaaacCATTGCTGAGGTTTCCATTA contains these protein-coding regions:
- the LOC117299064 gene encoding uncharacterized protein LOC117299064 is translated as MFPKGTVSAAGAPTEKPPVTAQKESTVVYMVDNTESQVDAVNESYWRTQRARICACAVVLTTLILVAGTLGGIFIILTHTKGVVTIDPTPSVNQDHEPLISNEVPLPKLPESTIRIKIDDGGLVPPTEPTTPDLIAIDDVTDYVTDEVLPSSSIDYDSSSQPPSVASYNRLGKNYISSSYPHDSWYANGQESIPPSDRSDWIGPSEREREEAEEEVSGDDQGETVYGSGEEPDSPSADTSVRFPDSSSDAYHWRSRASDGIVASSWWDRNEYDSSEYELYSL